From the Tripterygium wilfordii isolate XIE 37 chromosome 6, ASM1340144v1, whole genome shotgun sequence genome, one window contains:
- the LOC119999326 gene encoding pentatricopeptide repeat-containing protein At3g22470, mitochondrial-like isoform X2: MVDNGFQPNVVTYTTIIRGYCQVGKVQAAKDLLMEMCACGQTPNLITYSTLLDGLCKHGCLDEALVLFKVMQESGRELHIVTYNTIIDGLSKGGKLNVARDLFSSLFIKGPNPDINTYNILINGLCKEGHFIEAYEHIREMEGNGCSPDECTYNTLISGLCKVGKVLVARNFLKEMCASGRTPNMITYSTLLDGLCKHGCLDEALALFKSIQESGLELNITAYNTIIDGLSKAGKLNIARNLFSSLFIKGPNPDVKTYNILINGLCKEGHLSEAYELIREMEGTDCSPNDGTYITLVSGLCKVGKVQAAKNLLKEMCARGHTPDLITYSTLLDGLCKHGHLDEALTLFKVMQESVLRLDIVTYSIIIDGLIKGGKLNIARDLFSSLAIKGLSPDIKAYRILINGVCREGHLTEAYELLREMEGIGCSPDGKIYNAIIRGFLHNNNITLAMQLLQELVARGFYGDASTAEMLVDLLFNDAYEKSVSKKLCMLLST, from the coding sequence ATGGTGGATAATGGTTTTCAACCCAATGTTGTTACTTACACCACGATCATACGTGGATATTGCCAGGTAGGCAAAGTTCAAGCTGCAAAAGACCTTCTGATGGAGATGTGTGCATGTGGTCAAACTCCAAACTTGATAACTTACTCGACTCTATTGGACGGTTTATGCAAGCATGGGTGTCTTGATGAGGCATTGGTTTTGTTTAAAGTAATGCAAGAAAGTGGGCGAGAACTTCATATTGTAACTTATAACACCATCATTGATGGTTTAAGTAAAGGCGGAAAGCTTAATGTTGCAAGGGACTTGTTTTCTAGCTTGTTTATCAAGGGCCCAAATCCTGATATAAACACTTATAATATCTTGATCAATGGCCTCTGTAAAGAAGGACACTTTATTGAAGCATATGAGCACATCAGGGAAATGGAAGGTAATGGTTGCTCTCCAGATGAATGTACATACAATACCCTTATAAGTGGATTGTGCAAGGTAGGCAAAGTTCTAGTGGcaagaaattttcttaaggAGATGTGTGCAAGCGGCCGTACTCCAAACATGATAACTTACTCGACTCTGTTGGATGGTTTATGCAAGCACGGGTGTCTTGATGAGGCATTAGCTTTGTTTAAATCAATACAGGAAAGTGGATTGGAACTTAATATTACAGCTTATAACACCATCATTGATGGTTTAAGTAAGGCTGGGAAGCTTAATATTGCAAGGAACTTGTTTTCCAGCTTGTTTATCAAGGGCCCAAATCCTGATGTAAAGACATATAATATCTTGATCAATGGCCTCTGTAAAGAAGGGCACTTAAGTGAAGCATATGAGCTCATTAGGGAAATGGAAGGTACTGATTGCTCTCCAAATGACGGTACATACATTACCCTTGTCAGTGGATTATGCAAGGTAGGCAAAGTTCAAGCGGCAAAAAATCTTCTTAAGGAGATGTGCGCACGTGGTCATACTCCAGACTTGATAACTTACTCAACTCTATTGGATGGTTTATGCAAGCATGGGCATCTTGATGAGGCATTGACTTTGTTTAAAGTAATGCAGGAAAGTGTGTTGAGACTTGATATTGTAACTTATAGCATCATCATTGATGGTTTAATTAAAGGTGGGAAACTTAATATTGCAAGGGACTTGTTTTCCAGCTTGGCTATCAAGGGCCTAAGTCCAGATATTAAGGCGTACAGAATCTTGATTAATGGCGTCTGTAGAGAAGGTCACTTAACTGAAGCATACGAACTCCTCAGAGAAATGGAAGGTATTGGTTGCTCCCCAGATGGCAAAATTTATAATGCAATCATCCGAGGATTTCTCCACAACAACAACATAACTTTGGCAATGCAGCTTCTTCAAGAATTGGTTGCTAGGGGTTTCTATGGAGATGCATCTACTGCGGAGATGCTAGTGGACTTGTTATTTAATGATGCATATGAAAAATCAGTTTCCAAAAAACTTTGTATGCTACTGTCAACTTGA
- the LOC119999326 gene encoding putative pentatricopeptide repeat-containing protein At1g12700, mitochondrial isoform X1, with protein sequence MTYLNYSSLRTSLRSASFHSSKSSIKNRNFEFNGIDDAVDCFNRMVHMHPPPSTVQFNRLFGSIVKMNHSSVVISLAKSMELFGIKHDIYTFNILMNCFCCLRRVDFGFSLLGKILKLGLHPDPATFNTIIKGLRAEGKAEHAVRFFNEMVDNGFQPNVVTYTTIIRGYCQVGKVQAAKDLLMEMCACGQTPNLITYSTLLDGLCKHGCLDEALVLFKVMQESGRELHIVTYNTIIDGLSKGGKLNVARDLFSSLFIKGPNPDINTYNILINGLCKEGHFIEAYEHIREMEGNGCSPDECTYNTLISGLCKVGKVLVARNFLKEMCASGRTPNMITYSTLLDGLCKHGCLDEALALFKSIQESGLELNITAYNTIIDGLSKAGKLNIARNLFSSLFIKGPNPDVKTYNILINGLCKEGHLSEAYELIREMEGTDCSPNDGTYITLVSGLCKVGKVQAAKNLLKEMCARGHTPDLITYSTLLDGLCKHGHLDEALTLFKVMQESVLRLDIVTYSIIIDGLIKGGKLNIARDLFSSLAIKGLSPDIKAYRILINGVCREGHLTEAYELLREMEGIGCSPDGKIYNAIIRGFLHNNNITLAMQLLQELVARGFYGDASTAEMLVDLLFNDAYEKSVSKKLCMLLST encoded by the coding sequence aTGACTTATCTGAATTACTCCTCCCTTCGTACGTCTCTCAGATCGGCCTCTTTTCATTCCTCCAAATCTTCCATAAAAAACCGCAATTTTGAATTCAACGGCATCGATGATGCTGTTGACTGCTTTAATCGGATGGTTCATATGCATCCTCCACCTTCTACAGTCCAATTTAATCGATTGTTTGGTTCAATAGTGAAGATGAATCACTCTTCAGTGGTAATTTCACTGGCTAAATCTATGGAGCTCTTTGGTATCAAGCACGATATATATACTTTTAATATATTGATGAATTGCTTTTGTTGTTTGAGGCGTGTGGATTTTGGGTTTTCTCTTTTGGGAAAAATCTTGAAACTTGGTCTCCATCCTGATCCCGCAACATTCAACACCATCATCAAGGGATTGCGTGCTGAGGGTAAAGCAGAACATGCTGTGAGATTTTTTAATGAGATGGTGGATAATGGTTTTCAACCCAATGTTGTTACTTACACCACGATCATACGTGGATATTGCCAGGTAGGCAAAGTTCAAGCTGCAAAAGACCTTCTGATGGAGATGTGTGCATGTGGTCAAACTCCAAACTTGATAACTTACTCGACTCTATTGGACGGTTTATGCAAGCATGGGTGTCTTGATGAGGCATTGGTTTTGTTTAAAGTAATGCAAGAAAGTGGGCGAGAACTTCATATTGTAACTTATAACACCATCATTGATGGTTTAAGTAAAGGCGGAAAGCTTAATGTTGCAAGGGACTTGTTTTCTAGCTTGTTTATCAAGGGCCCAAATCCTGATATAAACACTTATAATATCTTGATCAATGGCCTCTGTAAAGAAGGACACTTTATTGAAGCATATGAGCACATCAGGGAAATGGAAGGTAATGGTTGCTCTCCAGATGAATGTACATACAATACCCTTATAAGTGGATTGTGCAAGGTAGGCAAAGTTCTAGTGGcaagaaattttcttaaggAGATGTGTGCAAGCGGCCGTACTCCAAACATGATAACTTACTCGACTCTGTTGGATGGTTTATGCAAGCACGGGTGTCTTGATGAGGCATTAGCTTTGTTTAAATCAATACAGGAAAGTGGATTGGAACTTAATATTACAGCTTATAACACCATCATTGATGGTTTAAGTAAGGCTGGGAAGCTTAATATTGCAAGGAACTTGTTTTCCAGCTTGTTTATCAAGGGCCCAAATCCTGATGTAAAGACATATAATATCTTGATCAATGGCCTCTGTAAAGAAGGGCACTTAAGTGAAGCATATGAGCTCATTAGGGAAATGGAAGGTACTGATTGCTCTCCAAATGACGGTACATACATTACCCTTGTCAGTGGATTATGCAAGGTAGGCAAAGTTCAAGCGGCAAAAAATCTTCTTAAGGAGATGTGCGCACGTGGTCATACTCCAGACTTGATAACTTACTCAACTCTATTGGATGGTTTATGCAAGCATGGGCATCTTGATGAGGCATTGACTTTGTTTAAAGTAATGCAGGAAAGTGTGTTGAGACTTGATATTGTAACTTATAGCATCATCATTGATGGTTTAATTAAAGGTGGGAAACTTAATATTGCAAGGGACTTGTTTTCCAGCTTGGCTATCAAGGGCCTAAGTCCAGATATTAAGGCGTACAGAATCTTGATTAATGGCGTCTGTAGAGAAGGTCACTTAACTGAAGCATACGAACTCCTCAGAGAAATGGAAGGTATTGGTTGCTCCCCAGATGGCAAAATTTATAATGCAATCATCCGAGGATTTCTCCACAACAACAACATAACTTTGGCAATGCAGCTTCTTCAAGAATTGGTTGCTAGGGGTTTCTATGGAGATGCATCTACTGCGGAGATGCTAGTGGACTTGTTATTTAATGATGCATATGAAAAATCAGTTTCCAAAAAACTTTGTATGCTACTGTCAACTTGA